A stretch of the Elephas maximus indicus isolate mEleMax1 chromosome 3, mEleMax1 primary haplotype, whole genome shotgun sequence genome encodes the following:
- the DNAJC8 gene encoding dnaJ homolog subfamily C member 8, giving the protein MAASGESGTSGGGGGTEEAFMTFYSEVKQIEKRDSVLTSKNQIERLTRPGSSYFNLNPFEVLQIDPEVTDEEIKKRFRQLSILVHPDKNQDDADRAQKAFEAVDKAYKLLLDQEQKKRALDVIQAGKEYVEHTVKERKKQLKKEGKSTNVEEDDPELFKQAVYKQTMKLFAELEIKRKEREAKEMHERKRQREEEIEAQEKAKREREWQKNFEESRDGRVDSWRNFQANTKGKKEKKNRTFLRPPKVKMEQRE; this is encoded by the exons ATGGCGGCTTCAGGCGAGAGCGGGACTTCGGGCGGCGGAGGCGGCACGGAGGAAGCGTTTATGACCTTCTATAGTGAG gtgaaacaAATAGAGAAGAGAGATTCGGTTCTAACATCCAAAAATCAGATTGAGAGATTGACCCGTCCTGGCTCCTCCTACTTCAATTTGAACCCATTTGAG GTTCTTCAGATAGATCCTGAAGTGacagatgaagagataaaaaagagGTTTCGGCAG TTATCGATATTGGTGCATCCTGATAAAAATCAAGATGATGCTGACAGAGCACAAAAGGCTTTTGAAG CTGTGGACAAAGCTTACAAGTTGCTACTGGATCAGGAACAAAAGAAGAGGGCCCTGGATGTAATTCAGGCAGGAAAAGAATACGTGGAACACACT gtgaaagagcgaaaaaagcaattaaagaaggaagggaaatctACAAATGTGGAGGAGGATGACCCTGAGCTG TTCAAACAAGCAGTATACAAACAGACCATGAAACTCTTCGCTGAGCTGgaaattaaaaggaaagaaagagaagccaAAGAGATGCATGAAAG GAAGCGGCAAagggaagaagagattgaagctcAAGAAAAAGCCAAGCGAGAAAGGGAATGGCAGAAAAACTTTGAG GAAAGTCGAGATGGTCGTGTGGATAGTTGGCGAAATTTCCAAGCAAATAcaaaggggaagaaagagaagaaaaatcgaACCTTCCTGAGACCACCAAAAGTAAAAATGGAGCAGCGTGAGTGA